From the Kogia breviceps isolate mKogBre1 chromosome 3, mKogBre1 haplotype 1, whole genome shotgun sequence genome, one window contains:
- the PTGER2 gene encoding prostaglandin E2 receptor EP2 subtype — MHLFFRRPTMGNTSNDSRPENCDTRQWLPSGESPAISSVMFSAGVLGNLIALALLVRRWLGDSGRSAGRGNSISLFHVLVTELVFTDLLGTCLISPVVLASYARNQTLVALEPQRRVCTYFAFSMTFFSLATMLMLFAMALERYLALGHPYFYQRWVTCRGGLAVLPAIYTVSLLFCSLPLLDHRPYTQYCPGTWCFIAHEQTTYLRLYATLLLLLIIAVLACNFSVILNLIRMHRRGRRSRSGPSLGSSRGGPGSHRKGERVSMAEETDHLILLAIMTITFAICSLPFTIFAYMNETSSRKEKWDLQALRFLSINSIIDPWVFAILRPPVLRLMRSVLCCRVSLRTQDATQTSCSTQSNASK; from the exons ATGCATCTCTTCTTCCGGCGCCCCACCATGGGCAATACCTCCAATGACTCCCGGCCAGAGAACTGCGATACTCGACAGTGGCTCCCCTCCGGCGAAAGCCCAGCCATCAGCTCCGTTATGTTCTCGGCCGGGGTGCTGGGGAACCTCATCGCGCTGGCGCTGCTGGTGCGCCGCTGGCTGGGGGACTCGGGGCGCAGCGCCGGCCGCGGGAACTCCATCTCGCTGTTCCACGTGCTGGTGACAGAGTTGGTGTTCACCGATCTGCTCGGGACCTGCCTCATCAGCCCTGTGGTGCTGGCTTCGTATGCGCGGAACCAGACCCTGGTGGCCCTGGAGCCCCAGAGGCGTGTGTGCACCTACTTTGCCTTCTCCATGACCTTCTTCAGCCTGGCCACCATGCTCATGCTGTTCGCCATGGCCCTGGAGCGCTACCTGGCCCTCGGACACCCCTACTTCTACCAGCGCTGGGTCACATGCCGGGGTGGCCTGGCTGTGCTGCCCGCCATCTACACAGTCTCCCTGCTCTTTTGCTCCCTGCCGCTGCTGGACCACCGGCCGTACACCCAGTACTGCCCTGGGACGTGGTGCTTCATCGCGCATGAGCAGACCACGTACCTGCGGCTTTACGCCACCTTGCTGCTGCTACTCATCATCGCGGTGCTCGCCTGCAACTTCAGTGTCATCCTCAACCTCATCCGCATGCATCGCCGGGGCAGGAGGAGCCGCTCCGGGCCCTCCTTGGGCAGCAGCCGGGGCGGCCCTGGCAGCCACAGGAAAGGGGAAAGGGTATCCATGGCGGAGGAGACGGACCATCTCATTCTCCTGGCTATCATGACCATCACCTTCGCCATCTGCTCCTTGCCTTTCACG atttttgcatatatgaatGAAACCTCTTCCCGGAAAGAAAAGTGGGACCTCCAAGCTCTTAGATTTTTATCAATTAATTCAATAATTGACCCTTGGGTCTTTGCCATCCTGAGGCCTCCTGTTCTGAGACTAATGCGTTCAGTCCTCTGTTGTCGGGTTTCATTAAGAACACAAGATGCAACACAAACTTCCTGTTCTACACAGTCAAATGCCAGTAAATAG